gttttgtattttattttttaataatatttcatttatttattatttattgttgttccGAGACGCATGTGGTCTATAAACAGAGTTATAACAGTGTGGTCTATAAACAGTGTTAATTTCATGTAATGTGAACGATTCCATGTAAAATAACGGGATTTGTAAATCTTTGGTTCCCTACAAAGGTTAAATACATTCAAAATACTTGACAAATATTTTGCTAAATTTAAGATTTTCCTGAAAAGACTTttatctaactttttttttttaaataactctgTCTACTTTAGAACAAACTTAAGAGAGACATTTTGTTAATTGATTACATTATTGAATTGTTAATTGTATTAACTGGGATGTAGGTGGaacaatgacttttttttttgtagctcatgttaattttgttttattatttgtcatTATTAGAGATTAATATCGGGTTACATCCATCccagttttattttctgtattatgGGGATCCCAGAGTTCTGTGTTTCGATCAGTATTTGTTTACTGTCATCTTCTTAATAGCGAATCAAATTTTCTGCTAGATTGTGTTTTGTTATGCAAAGACTCCAGAGACACAACTTACTTAAAgtttcagaatcaggtttattggccaagtgtgttgagaCGCACAAGGactttggttccagctgtttgtgactctcaaaagtgcagacataaataacactatactatacaagacaagacaaagatACAATAAAGAAAGCCAGTACGAGTGTTAGATATGAATACAggatatatgactgatcagttatgtacatataGTGTGAGAAGTGCACAGTAGTGCAAATagcaatattgtgcaatattatgctttttgtacaatatgcagcagcagtagtgtgtgtaaaatgtatggatgatgtgatgactgacagttctgagtGTCATCCAACATAAGAAGCATTCGTGCTACAAAATATTCCAGGTATTGGTTTGAAAACGTTGGGAGAAATCTCACCAAATACTAATTCAGCATTTTAGGTTAGTATTGGTTGATACTCATATTCAGCATTAGATTGGTACATCATTACCATTATAATGTAATTGTGATTTCAGGCTGCTAAATTTGTTtggaaatttgttttttttttttgtctaatataCAACTACAAGACATTGAGTTAAGTGAATTAATATCTTCTGCAACTTTTtcagaaaaagataaaaacagatGACAGTGAAGACCCTGACCATCTCACTGAGATATATATTCAGCATGTCATCCCACTCCCACAGCGAGAACTCCCCAATAACAGGTGGGGGAAAAGAATGGAGAAGACACATCCACGCCTGAGACTGACCAGTGCACACAGGTGACAGAAGCCAGAAAGTGCATTTCTTTATTCTCTAATAATTTATACTCATGTGAAACATTGTAAaatcttttcctgttttttttttttttttttttttgcagctcgAGCAATGATAGTGGCAGGAAGCGGCCCTTGATCGTGTTTGATGGCAGTTCCACCAATACTGGCAGCATTAAACTAAAGAAAGCTGATGATGTGCTAGTTACAGATCCCTTAAAGTCCCCACCTTCCAACATCAATCTCAGTAATCCTATACGTAAACTTTCAGGGTCCTCCACAAACTCATCCTCCTCCCGGGCTTCAACGGGAAGTGCCAGGAGTCCTACAGGAAATGGCAGCCTGAATAGCTCTTCAGCTCCAAATCCAGTACAGTCTAACTGCTTGAGCACCAAACTAAAGCGAGCAGCATCCAGCTCAGGAGTGCCTGAAAGCCCTGTGAGTACAGTTAGAACACGTGCACTGATGTCTTTTAGCTACAGTGCTCATTATAGCACTTTATAAATCCGTTCCATTTTAatgggttattattattattatttttttttaatgaataaccCAAACTAATCACAACTTATGCACTCACTGACCAATTTATTAGAAAAATGTTCAACTGCACATTCAATTAGCTACTCATGAGGCAGAATGTTTAGTTAATCTTCACATGCCGTTTGACAGCAGTGTAGTAGTTGTTGCTTGCAGAAGGGATTATTTGAGTATTTTGGAAACTGCTAATGTTGATATGTTAAGGCTCCAATTTGCTTAAAAAAGAACTCTACTACTGTGgcaagcagaaaagcatcacataaaaaaaactgaggGATGATCTACAATAGCAGACGACCAAATCGgattccactcctgtcagtcaagaacagaaatctgagtCTACGCTGAATGCAGGCTTCCCAAAACTGAACCAGTGAAGACTGTCCACACATTGCCTGGTCTGATAAATATCGATTTGTAGACGGAAGGGAACGAAGGTTAGGTAGCGACAATATAAATCCACAGACCTAAACAACCTCTTCTGAAAATATACTCATCAGACATGttcagaggattttttttctgcccaCTATTTAGATAGAGACAAAGATATGTGGTGGCAGAACAGATGGTGATGTATAGAGGTTTTGCTTTGTCACAGAGTGTTCACTGTCACAGTATATACTGCAGAACCAGGAGAAGAATAAtgtcttatactgtatgtggataTATAGTTCATTCTCTTTGAATGCATTAAATGTGGgtattgttttaatatatattttcttttctcacagGAGCTCAAGTCACCTGAGATGAAAAAGAAGATTCAACATGTCACATGGCCATGATTTCCTATCAGAAGTGCTAACAGGAAGAAGTACCTTTAGGGGGCTTCTGATGGGTGTATCTCGCGTGGCCATGTGTCCTGTAGAAGGAATAGGCCATATTTGGGAATATGAACTTGTGCACCTGAATACGGATGTGCACTGTTCCACTGTCCCACCTGCTGGTTCAGATCCTCATAGACGTGCCAACAGAGTGTTAAGACTTCCCTCGTGACCACCTTTAGACTGGTGTTATATATGCAGGTTTAAAAGACGACAAGGATGGCTCTCTTTTAAACActgtaaaaatgtcatttttacttgAATAAATAATGATCTGTTCATcacatcattttaattttacaacCCTTcaagttgtgctcaaaagtttgcataccttgggagaatttgcccaatgtatattgtttttaaagaaatatgtaAGGCATATTTCTCAAACTGAACGTTTGAGATCTCCCCAATGTGGCTCAATGATACTGaagtcaggagactgtgatggcctccagaaccttcacctttttctgctcTAAGCATTAGCgggtcaaccttgccttgtgctttggatcattgtcatgttggaacatccgaGAACGTCCCATGCGCAGCTtttgtgctgtagaatgcaaattatTTGCCAGTATTTtatgataacatgctgcattcattttGGCATCAGTTTAATCTTCCCTGTaccactggagctcacacaaCCCCAAAACATAGGAGATCCAATACCATGCTTTATAGTGgtgatggtgtacttttcaccgtAGGCCTTGatgactcctctccaaacatagtgtaggaaagttcaattttggtctcatcactcaAAATGACTGCTCCAGAAActgtgaggcttgtctaggtGCTGTCTCGCGTACTGAAGACGtgcctttttgtggcatgggcgCAGTAACGGTTTTCTCCTGGCAACTtgaccatgcaggtcatttgtgctccttattgtgctccttattgtgctccttgaaacacaaccacaatttttttccagagcagcctaTATTTCCCTTGAAGTGGTTTGtggtttttttctttgcagCCTGAACAATTTTTCTGCCAGTAGTcggtgaaatctttcttggtctacctgaCTGTGGCTTAATATCAAGGGAACCTCTTATTTCCTTaatcagagtttgaacagtactgatcggcattttcaagtgttgagatatctttttatatccttttcctgcttaaatttgaacaaattttaataaatttcaactaccttattacagaggtccattggcagttcttttgtcatccccatggtgcagtatccagccaagtcagcACATCACTTCATGAGATGAGAAACTCGCTGACTATTTATGTACCGACACTAATTACAATGAGTAACAGCTGTGGAAACTTcactttaatagccatttaaacctctttgtatcaacctgtgtgtttataatgtggttAATCTTTTGGtcagggttgtttaggtgatctcagttatcattaggttttaaaaaggagtcaagCAAccatgtgataattaatgacttcatgtGACTACTatccttaaatatttttaaatccttaaatattttccaaataaatgccagtgtttaacctttttttccctttcagggtatgcaaacctttgagcacaactgtatatcTACAGCTTGACATGAGTTCAGAAACAGACACGGTGGGGAATTCAGAGACAACATGCAGGATTCTCATTGGGATGTGCGCACAATGCGTGAATTAAATTTACCTTGACATTTTAATGTCTTGGACTTGTATAAAAACCTTTTCCCTCAGttaatttttatttggtttagCTGGGAGATAAAAAATGACATGGATTTTTACCTTATTTGCCAGTCCAGTGCTTTCCACATGGAGCTCTTAATGAGGCTCTTTTTCATTTACTCAATAAAACCTGGAGTTGACTTTCTTTTTCTGCAGCACATCTCTATAACGAGATGTGGGTGAGTCTTCTTGTGACACTTTTGTCTTTCTAGAATGTGACGCTACAAAAATACTCAGAATTTAAcggttttaattcattttatactTCGATACATACATTGTTTAATACATACAAGCATTATTGAGAAATCTTCACAGATACAATTCCAGGTACAATAGATGGTCATGAAAAAGAGGAACCAAGTGCTGATTAAGGCTCACTGTCAGAGTTCATTAGAAACTGTTAGTGTGTTAATATTCATCATAAACCTCTAGTTTAAAAGTTTGAAAgctaatatattttctttttttttttctttttttttttcttttttttttttagcccttATTGTTCatgccaaaaataaaataaacatctagGCAAAATTTATCTGGTGACAtttattgcattaatatttctctctcttctaaAATAATACACTTTTATCTAAATCGGTGTTTCTAAAATCCATGGCTGTGATAAAggtgtatataagtgtattagGAATTCCTTATGCTCCTATGCTTTAGGGTTTTTTCCTCTACTTTAGGTGAATTCTTATTAGATGTCTTTGCCACACTCAGGGCACAGGATGTCATCTCTCTCAGTCAGGAAGCCTCGGCCCACCAGAGACACCGAGCACTTCTTGCAGTTGAAACAGTCGTTGTGCCACTGACGCTCCTCGAAAGAGATATACTTGCTCCCTCCTAGCCCTAAAACACAGACAAATCTCAAACATGCCATTTTTCAAACAGACATTTTTGGTTTATCCTAGAGTTTATCCTAACTGATATGAAATGTAATGGAATTTCATATCGAAATGATTTGTCATTCCTTTGTGGCTGCAGAAAACAGATGCATGCGTACCACTGATCGGGGAAGTGCAGGAGGCGCACTTCTTGGCATACAGGTTGCAGAAGCAGTTGAGACAGTAGGCAAAGTCGTCACGAGAGGTGAAACGCTGGCCAGAAAGCTGCTGCTTACAGCCGGTGCACAGGAAGCAGTCCTTGTGCCACGGCTGGTCGTGGTAGGTCACACCTCCGGTGGTGATGGGCTAGGGAGAAatcatgaaaacatttttcaggATGCATTTCTGAGAAGCTCAGTAGGCTCCCACCCTATTTTCAGCTTGTGCAAGATTGTATATCAAAATGCTTATTTTAGATTTTGGAGTGCTACACACTCGGTCATTATTGCTGCTTGGAGCTATTCCCAGAATTCACAGCTTTGGATGTTTATTATCCCTTGGGAAGtgacaaatttaaatgaaacttGACCATGAAACATGCTAATATCTGACCCAGGCCAGAACCGCTCTCTACAATCCCTGGAACACCATTTTTCCAAAAGATTTAGAATTTTGATGATGTCTTGGAGAATGCTAACAAATAAGTCGGAAGATCTAAAATGTTCATTTGGGTTGAGATCCGAATTTGGTGATTATGAAGATCGTATTATGTGATTTACATCTTTTATCCTCATCAAACCGTTCAGTCAACCTTTTTTCCATGTTTGTGGAGACATTATAATCCTGGAAGAGAACACTTCCATCAAGATAGAGCTTAGTAGATATTACATCAAAGGCTAAAGATGATCATTGTGAATAACTTTGTAATGATTTGCAGTGACCTTTCCCTTTAAGGGGACAATTGGATTCTAAACTGCATCAAAAGATGCCCCATATCCTAAAGAAACCCTGTTTTTGCCCTTTAATTTGGCACACATTTGAAGCAGGTAGGTTATGACACAAGTATTTTAAACCCAGACTACCTTCTTACAGTGCACACACTGCATAGCAAACTGCTTCTCATAGCACGGCACGCAgtagttgttgttgtccttGGGGATGAAGCTCTTGGTT
The genomic region above belongs to Tachysurus vachellii isolate PV-2020 chromosome 8, HZAU_Pvac_v1, whole genome shotgun sequence and contains:
- the c8h2orf49 gene encoding ashwin — its product is MANCSNRGDERMRDSAGNVSGTDLLLHPELLSRDFLKLVLHEKKIKTDDSEDPDHLTEIYIQHVIPLPQRELPNNRWGKRMEKTHPRLRLTSAHSSSNDSGRKRPLIVFDGSSTNTGSIKLKKADDVLVTDPLKSPPSNINLSNPIRKLSGSSTNSSSSRASTGSARSPTGNGSLNSSSAPNPVQSNCLSTKLKRAASSSGVPESPELKSPEMKKKIQHVTWP
- the fhl2a gene encoding four and a half LIM domains protein 2a, translated to MTERYDCHYCKESLFGKKYVLREENPYCVKCYESLYSNTCEECKKPIGCNSRDLSYKDRHWHEDCFHCFQCNRSLVDKPFSTKDEQLLCTECYSNEYSSKCHECKKTIMPGSRKMEHKGNSWHETCFTCKRCQQPIGTKSFIPKDNNNYCVPCYEKQFAMQCVHCKKPITTGGVTYHDQPWHKDCFLCTGCKQQLSGQRFTSRDDFAYCLNCFCNLYAKKCASCTSPISGLGGSKYISFEERQWHNDCFNCKKCSVSLVGRGFLTERDDILCPECGKDI